A region of Thermotoga sp. Mc24 DNA encodes the following proteins:
- a CDS encoding carbohydrate ABC transporter permease encodes MKPSKKLREAVLAYLFLLPSLVILGMFVFWPVGFSFVLSFFKWDFRNMKNPYFTGLENYVEIFKFDYPPKYSFVFTVLNTFFHLAVAGAIVMLIVHLIRKRTLSGIVSNTLIVLIYIVLNLFNAENPILSFLAAAISWSWLLYDFKRVELKNTWLWFILFLAVFVFVELSSSLPGLVNFLLDAKDKNLFLKSLTNTLYYVILSVPSQIFLSLVIALLLNSNVKFRVFFRTAYFIPFVTSVVAISLVWKWIFNDEFGLLNYILSLFNMEPISWLKDERWTIPTIAIVSVWKTVGYDAVIFLAGLQNIDRSYYEAAEVDGANSFQKFFYITWPLLSPTTFFLLIVSLIGAFKVFAEVYVLYDGLPGPYNNSGMTLVYYVFDLFYRQQRMGIASAAAYILFAIILIFTFIQYRVGKRAVEYVS; translated from the coding sequence ATGAAACCATCGAAGAAGCTGAGAGAAGCAGTTCTTGCGTACCTCTTTCTTCTTCCATCACTCGTGATCCTCGGAATGTTCGTCTTCTGGCCGGTTGGATTCTCTTTCGTTCTGAGCTTCTTCAAGTGGGATTTCAGAAACATGAAGAATCCCTATTTCACAGGGCTTGAAAACTATGTCGAGATCTTCAAGTTTGATTATCCTCCGAAGTACTCTTTCGTTTTCACCGTTCTGAACACCTTCTTTCATCTCGCGGTTGCCGGTGCGATTGTGATGCTGATCGTCCATCTGATCAGGAAAAGAACCCTCTCAGGCATCGTTTCCAACACTCTCATTGTATTGATTTACATCGTTTTGAACCTCTTCAACGCGGAAAATCCCATCCTCTCTTTTCTGGCTGCGGCTATCTCCTGGAGCTGGCTGTTGTACGACTTCAAACGGGTGGAACTCAAGAACACCTGGCTTTGGTTCATTCTGTTTCTTGCGGTCTTCGTTTTCGTGGAGCTGAGCTCGTCTCTTCCTGGGCTGGTGAACTTCCTGCTCGACGCGAAGGACAAGAATCTCTTCCTGAAGTCGCTCACCAACACACTGTACTACGTGATACTGAGCGTTCCTTCGCAGATTTTCCTTTCTCTCGTGATCGCCCTTCTTCTGAACAGCAACGTGAAGTTCAGGGTGTTCTTCAGGACCGCCTACTTCATACCCTTCGTCACATCAGTTGTTGCAATCTCTCTTGTCTGGAAGTGGATCTTCAACGACGAATTCGGTCTCTTGAACTACATCCTCTCTCTGTTCAACATGGAGCCCATCTCCTGGTTGAAAGACGAAAGATGGACTATTCCCACGATAGCCATCGTCTCCGTCTGGAAGACCGTAGGGTACGATGCAGTGATCTTCCTCGCGGGACTCCAGAACATAGACAGGTCCTACTACGAGGCGGCAGAAGTGGATGGCGCAAATTCTTTCCAGAAGTTCTTCTACATCACCTGGCCGCTTTTGTCACCGACGACCTTCTTTCTGCTCATCGTTTCCCTGATAGGAGCCTTCAAGGTCTTCGCGGAAGTCTACGTCCTCTACGATGGGCTTCCGGGACCGTACAACAACAGCGGAATGACGCTCGTTTACTACGTGTTCGATCTGTTCTACAGACAACAGAGAATGGGAATTGCTTCGGCGGCAGCCTATATTCTTTTTGCGATCATTCTGATCTTCACCTTCATCCAGTACAGGGTTGGAAAAAGAGCGGTCGAATATGTTTCGTGA
- a CDS encoding NCS2 family permease has protein sequence MFRLKENGTNVKTEIFAGIATFLTMAYIVFVNPSILVQAVGVDASSPLYQQFFGAFMVATILGSATATLVMAFFANYPFALAPGMGLNAYFTYTVCLGMGIDWKVALAAVFVEGLIFIGLTLVGFRKFVAGIIPESIKVAISAGIGFFIAFIGLRSAGIVVSNPATSVALGDLTNPGVLVTVVGLLVIVAFYHRKIPGAVMIGILVATLVGAIPGIGVTKYQGIVGPVPDISPTFMKLDFSGFLNLDFWIVVLTFFFVDFFDTLGTITGLAQSAGFAKNGELPRANRAFLADAIGTSVGALFGTSTVTTYIESGAGIAEGGRTGLTALVVALCMLAMLFFAPLAQTVPGYATAPALIFVGALMIGNLGRVKWDDITEALPAFITVITMPLTYSIANGIALGIISYALVKFFSGKSKEVHWFTWILALAFALWLLFIKH, from the coding sequence GTGTTCCGTCTCAAAGAGAACGGGACGAACGTGAAAACGGAGATTTTCGCGGGTATCGCAACTTTCCTCACCATGGCCTACATAGTTTTTGTGAATCCTTCCATCCTCGTTCAGGCGGTCGGTGTGGACGCGAGCAGTCCCCTGTACCAACAGTTCTTCGGCGCCTTCATGGTCGCGACGATACTGGGATCCGCCACAGCCACTCTCGTCATGGCCTTCTTTGCGAACTATCCTTTCGCACTCGCACCCGGCATGGGATTGAACGCGTACTTCACCTACACCGTGTGTCTCGGCATGGGAATAGATTGGAAAGTAGCCCTCGCTGCCGTGTTCGTTGAAGGTCTGATCTTCATAGGACTGACACTCGTTGGATTCAGAAAGTTCGTCGCCGGGATCATACCCGAGTCCATAAAAGTGGCCATCTCTGCGGGTATTGGTTTCTTCATCGCGTTCATAGGGCTGAGGAGCGCGGGAATCGTCGTGTCCAATCCCGCCACTTCCGTTGCCCTCGGCGATCTCACGAATCCCGGTGTGCTCGTGACGGTCGTGGGGCTCCTCGTGATCGTGGCGTTCTACCACAGGAAGATCCCGGGAGCGGTGATGATAGGGATTCTCGTGGCCACACTCGTGGGTGCCATCCCCGGCATAGGAGTCACGAAGTACCAGGGAATCGTCGGTCCCGTTCCGGATATATCTCCGACGTTCATGAAGCTCGACTTTTCTGGATTTTTGAACCTTGACTTCTGGATCGTTGTTCTTACCTTCTTCTTCGTTGACTTCTTCGACACACTCGGTACCATCACAGGACTCGCTCAAAGTGCTGGTTTTGCGAAGAACGGAGAGCTTCCGAGGGCAAACAGGGCGTTCCTCGCAGATGCGATAGGAACCTCTGTAGGAGCGCTCTTCGGAACTTCGACGGTGACCACGTACATTGAAAGCGGTGCTGGAATTGCGGAAGGAGGAAGAACTGGACTCACGGCCCTCGTCGTTGCCCTCTGTATGCTCGCCATGCTCTTCTTCGCCCCTCTTGCCCAGACGGTTCCTGGATACGCAACCGCTCCCGCTCTGATCTTCGTTGGAGCGCTCATGATCGGAAACCTTGGAAGAGTGAAATGGGACGACATCACAGAAGCGCTCCCTGCGTTCATCACCGTCATAACTATGCCACTCACATACTCCATAGCCAACGGAATAGCACTCGGTATCATTTCCTATGCACTGGTGAAGTTCTTCTCTGGAAAATCAAAAGAAGTACACTGGTTCACCTGGATCCTTGCTCTTGCTTTCGCCCTGTGGCTGCTCTTCATAAAGCATTGA
- a CDS encoding ABC transporter substrate-binding protein: MKKFLVALMVVLSVFALAKVKVTFWHAMGGGHGKTLQEIVNTFNELHPDIEVEAVYVGNYGALSQKLLAAAQAGELPTIAQSYSNWTAKLIQSGVVQPLNEFVNDPKIGLTREEWEDVFKPLRDNCMWGDTVYAVPFNKSLYILYYNADAFAMYGVDVPKTIDELYEAARIMTEDLDGDGKIDQYGFGFRTTVDFFQILLTLRGGSILKQVDGKWVSNIDSQETREVLAFVKKMVDDGIAYFQGGYLNDIFGQQKIMMYIDTIAGRPYVESSTKGKFTWSWAPVPTWVTNKVPFAGTDIIMFNTASEEEKKAAWEFMKYLISPEVTAYWAINTGYIPVRRSALETSIWKEAAKSDPLLEIPLKQIDNAVFDPQIGVWYEIRTVVGNMFSDFINGKVDMETAIKTADQKIREYLMEEYGE, translated from the coding sequence GTGAAGAAATTTCTCGTTGCTCTCATGGTGGTTCTCAGTGTTTTTGCCCTCGCGAAGGTGAAAGTCACGTTCTGGCACGCCATGGGCGGGGGACACGGCAAAACTCTCCAAGAGATAGTGAACACCTTCAACGAACTTCACCCGGATATCGAGGTCGAAGCGGTCTATGTTGGAAACTACGGTGCACTCTCTCAGAAGCTCCTCGCAGCAGCGCAGGCAGGAGAACTTCCCACGATCGCACAGTCTTATTCCAACTGGACGGCAAAACTCATCCAGAGCGGTGTCGTGCAGCCTCTGAACGAGTTCGTGAACGATCCGAAGATAGGGCTGACCAGGGAAGAGTGGGAAGATGTCTTCAAACCTCTGAGAGACAACTGTATGTGGGGAGACACCGTCTACGCGGTTCCGTTCAACAAGAGTCTCTACATACTCTACTACAACGCGGACGCCTTTGCAATGTACGGTGTGGATGTGCCCAAAACGATCGATGAACTCTACGAGGCGGCTCGAATCATGACTGAAGACCTCGACGGAGATGGGAAGATCGACCAGTACGGTTTTGGCTTCAGGACGACCGTTGACTTCTTCCAGATACTCCTCACCCTCCGCGGTGGTTCCATCCTGAAACAGGTCGACGGAAAGTGGGTCTCAAACATCGACAGCCAGGAAACAAGAGAGGTCCTTGCCTTCGTGAAGAAGATGGTGGACGATGGTATCGCGTACTTCCAAGGTGGATACCTCAACGATATCTTCGGTCAGCAGAAGATCATGATGTACATCGACACAATAGCGGGAAGGCCCTACGTGGAAAGCTCCACAAAGGGTAAGTTCACCTGGAGCTGGGCGCCCGTTCCCACCTGGGTGACGAACAAGGTGCCGTTCGCCGGAACGGACATCATCATGTTCAACACGGCGAGTGAAGAGGAGAAGAAAGCAGCCTGGGAGTTCATGAAGTACCTCATCTCTCCTGAGGTGACCGCCTACTGGGCGATCAACACAGGGTACATACCTGTGAGAAGAAGCGCCCTCGAAACGTCGATCTGGAAGGAAGCGGCAAAATCCGATCCTCTGCTCGAAATACCGCTGAAACAGATAGACAACGCCGTGTTCGATCCGCAGATCGGTGTATGGTACGAGATCAGAACGGTGGTTGGAAACATGTTCTCTGATTTCATCAACGGAAAGGTGGATATGGAAACGGCGATAAAGACGGCGGATCAGAAGATAAGGGAGTATCTAATGGAAGAGTACGGCGAATGA